In one Dama dama isolate Ldn47 chromosome 5, ASM3311817v1, whole genome shotgun sequence genomic region, the following are encoded:
- the LOC133056836 gene encoding septin-4 isoform X4, which yields MDDKEYVGFATLPNQVHRKSVKKGFDFTLMVAGESGLGKSTLVNSLFLTDLYRDRKLLSAEERIMQTVEITKHAVDIEEKGVKLRLTIVDTPGFGDAVNNTECWKPVAEYIDQQFEQYFRDESGLNRKNIQDNRVHCCLYFISPFGHGLRPLDVEFMKALHQRVNIVPILAKADTLTPPEVERKKRKIREEIEHFGIKVYQFPDCDSDEDEDFKSQDLALKESIPFAVIGSNTVVEARGRRVRGRLYPWGIVEVENPGHCDFVKLRTMLVRTHMQDLKDVTRETHYENYRAQCIQSMTRLVVKERNRNKLTLESGTDFPLPAVPPGTDPETERLIREKDEELRRMQEMLHKIQRQMKETH from the exons ATG GATGACAAGGAGTACGTGGGCTTTGCGACCCTCCCCAATCAAGTCCACCGGAAGTCTGTGAAGAAAGGCTTTGACTTTACCCTCATGGTGGCAG GAGAGTCGGGCCTGGGGAAGTCCACGCTGGTCAACAGCCTCTTCCTCACGGATCTGTACCGGGACCGGAAGCTCCTCAGCGCAGAAG AGCGTATCATGCAGACGGTGGAGATCACTAAGCATGCCGTGGACATAGAGGAGAAGGGCGTGAAGCTGCGGCTCACCATTGTGGACACACCAGGTTTTGGGGATGCCGTCAACAACACAGAGTG CTGGAAGCCTGTGGCTGAATACATCGACCAGCAGTTTGAGCAGTATTTCCGAGATGAGAGTGGCCTGAACCGCAAGAATATTCAAGACAACAGGGTGCACTGCTGCCTGTACTTCATCTCGCCCTTCGGCCACGG GCTCCGGCCATTGGATGTTGAATTTATGAAGGCCCTGCATCAGCGGGTCAACATCGTGCCTATCCTGGCCAAGGCGGACACACTGACCCCTCCTGAAGTGGAGCGCAAGAAACGCAAA ATCCGGGAGGAGATTGAGCACTTTGGAATCAAGGTCTACCAGTTCCCAGACTGTGACTCTGATGAGGATGAGGACTTCAAATCACAGGACCTGGCCCTAAAG GAAAGCATCCCATTTGCTGTCATTGGCAGCAACACTGTGGTAGAGGCCAGAGGGCGTCGAGTTCGGGGCCGGCTCTACCCCTGGGGCATCGTGGAAG TGGAAAACCCAGGGCACTGCGACTTTGTGAAGCTGAGGACAATGCTGGTGCGTACTCACATGCAGGACCTGAAGGACGTGACGCGGGAGACGCATTATGAGAACTACCGGGCCCAGTGCATCCAGAGCATGACCCGCCTGGTGGTGAAAGAGCGGAATCGCAA CAAACTGACTCTAGAGAGTGGTACGGATTTCCCCCTTCCTGCCGTCCCACCAGGGACAGATCCAGAAACTGAGAGGCTGATCCGAGAGAAGGATGAGGAG CTGCGGCGGATGCAGGAGATGCTGCACAAAATCCAAAGACAGATGAAAGAGACCCATTAG
- the LOC133056836 gene encoding septin-4 isoform X1: protein MDRSLGRQGSSVPEERAEAGIKRFLEDADDAELNKFVTDFPGSETYHPPEAKTLVPRPQIQEPRPQASDLCQDDLEFKPPSWPQPSDSQQYFSASAPLSPSARPRSPWGKLDPYDSSEDDKEYVGFATLPNQVHRKSVKKGFDFTLMVAGESGLGKSTLVNSLFLTDLYRDRKLLSAEERIMQTVEITKHAVDIEEKGVKLRLTIVDTPGFGDAVNNTECWKPVAEYIDQQFEQYFRDESGLNRKNIQDNRVHCCLYFISPFGHGLRPLDVEFMKALHQRVNIVPILAKADTLTPPEVERKKRKIREEIEHFGIKVYQFPDCDSDEDEDFKSQDLALKESIPFAVIGSNTVVEARGRRVRGRLYPWGIVEVENPGHCDFVKLRTMLVRTHMQDLKDVTRETHYENYRAQCIQSMTRLVVKERNRNKLTLESGTDFPLPAVPPGTDPETERLIREKDEELRRMQEMLHKIQRQMKETH from the exons ATGGACCGTTCCCTGGGACGGCAAGGCAGTTCTGTCCCCGAGGAGAGGGCTGAAGCTGGG ATCAAGCGCTTTCTGGAGGACGCGGATGACGCAGAACTGAACAAGTTCGTGACGGATTTCCCAGGAAGCGAGACCTACCACCCACCAGAGGCCAAGACCTTGGTGCCCAGGCCCCAAATCCAGGAGCCGAGGCCCCAGGCTTCAGACCTCTGCCAGGATGACCTGGAGTTCAAACCCCCCTCGTGGCCCCAGCCCTCTGACAGCCAGCAGTACTTCTCTGCCTCAGCCCCCCTCAGCCCCTCAGCCCGGCCCCGCAGCCCGTGGGGCAAGCTCGATCCCTATGACTCCTCCGAG GATGACAAGGAGTACGTGGGCTTTGCGACCCTCCCCAATCAAGTCCACCGGAAGTCTGTGAAGAAAGGCTTTGACTTTACCCTCATGGTGGCAG GAGAGTCGGGCCTGGGGAAGTCCACGCTGGTCAACAGCCTCTTCCTCACGGATCTGTACCGGGACCGGAAGCTCCTCAGCGCAGAAG AGCGTATCATGCAGACGGTGGAGATCACTAAGCATGCCGTGGACATAGAGGAGAAGGGCGTGAAGCTGCGGCTCACCATTGTGGACACACCAGGTTTTGGGGATGCCGTCAACAACACAGAGTG CTGGAAGCCTGTGGCTGAATACATCGACCAGCAGTTTGAGCAGTATTTCCGAGATGAGAGTGGCCTGAACCGCAAGAATATTCAAGACAACAGGGTGCACTGCTGCCTGTACTTCATCTCGCCCTTCGGCCACGG GCTCCGGCCATTGGATGTTGAATTTATGAAGGCCCTGCATCAGCGGGTCAACATCGTGCCTATCCTGGCCAAGGCGGACACACTGACCCCTCCTGAAGTGGAGCGCAAGAAACGCAAA ATCCGGGAGGAGATTGAGCACTTTGGAATCAAGGTCTACCAGTTCCCAGACTGTGACTCTGATGAGGATGAGGACTTCAAATCACAGGACCTGGCCCTAAAG GAAAGCATCCCATTTGCTGTCATTGGCAGCAACACTGTGGTAGAGGCCAGAGGGCGTCGAGTTCGGGGCCGGCTCTACCCCTGGGGCATCGTGGAAG TGGAAAACCCAGGGCACTGCGACTTTGTGAAGCTGAGGACAATGCTGGTGCGTACTCACATGCAGGACCTGAAGGACGTGACGCGGGAGACGCATTATGAGAACTACCGGGCCCAGTGCATCCAGAGCATGACCCGCCTGGTGGTGAAAGAGCGGAATCGCAA CAAACTGACTCTAGAGAGTGGTACGGATTTCCCCCTTCCTGCCGTCCCACCAGGGACAGATCCAGAAACTGAGAGGCTGATCCGAGAGAAGGATGAGGAG CTGCGGCGGATGCAGGAGATGCTGCACAAAATCCAAAGACAGATGAAAGAGACCCATTAG
- the LOC133056836 gene encoding septin-4 isoform X5, which produces MVAGESGLGKSTLVNSLFLTDLYRDRKLLSAEERIMQTVEITKHAVDIEEKGVKLRLTIVDTPGFGDAVNNTECWKPVAEYIDQQFEQYFRDESGLNRKNIQDNRVHCCLYFISPFGHGLRPLDVEFMKALHQRVNIVPILAKADTLTPPEVERKKRKIREEIEHFGIKVYQFPDCDSDEDEDFKSQDLALKESIPFAVIGSNTVVEARGRRVRGRLYPWGIVEVENPGHCDFVKLRTMLVRTHMQDLKDVTRETHYENYRAQCIQSMTRLVVKERNRNKLTLESGTDFPLPAVPPGTDPETERLIREKDEELRRMQEMLHKIQRQMKETH; this is translated from the exons ATGGTGGCAG GAGAGTCGGGCCTGGGGAAGTCCACGCTGGTCAACAGCCTCTTCCTCACGGATCTGTACCGGGACCGGAAGCTCCTCAGCGCAGAAG AGCGTATCATGCAGACGGTGGAGATCACTAAGCATGCCGTGGACATAGAGGAGAAGGGCGTGAAGCTGCGGCTCACCATTGTGGACACACCAGGTTTTGGGGATGCCGTCAACAACACAGAGTG CTGGAAGCCTGTGGCTGAATACATCGACCAGCAGTTTGAGCAGTATTTCCGAGATGAGAGTGGCCTGAACCGCAAGAATATTCAAGACAACAGGGTGCACTGCTGCCTGTACTTCATCTCGCCCTTCGGCCACGG GCTCCGGCCATTGGATGTTGAATTTATGAAGGCCCTGCATCAGCGGGTCAACATCGTGCCTATCCTGGCCAAGGCGGACACACTGACCCCTCCTGAAGTGGAGCGCAAGAAACGCAAA ATCCGGGAGGAGATTGAGCACTTTGGAATCAAGGTCTACCAGTTCCCAGACTGTGACTCTGATGAGGATGAGGACTTCAAATCACAGGACCTGGCCCTAAAG GAAAGCATCCCATTTGCTGTCATTGGCAGCAACACTGTGGTAGAGGCCAGAGGGCGTCGAGTTCGGGGCCGGCTCTACCCCTGGGGCATCGTGGAAG TGGAAAACCCAGGGCACTGCGACTTTGTGAAGCTGAGGACAATGCTGGTGCGTACTCACATGCAGGACCTGAAGGACGTGACGCGGGAGACGCATTATGAGAACTACCGGGCCCAGTGCATCCAGAGCATGACCCGCCTGGTGGTGAAAGAGCGGAATCGCAA CAAACTGACTCTAGAGAGTGGTACGGATTTCCCCCTTCCTGCCGTCCCACCAGGGACAGATCCAGAAACTGAGAGGCTGATCCGAGAGAAGGATGAGGAG CTGCGGCGGATGCAGGAGATGCTGCACAAAATCCAAAGACAGATGAAAGAGACCCATTAG
- the LOC133056836 gene encoding septin-4 isoform X3, which translates to MDRSLGRQGSSVPEERAEAGDDKEYVGFATLPNQVHRKSVKKGFDFTLMVAGESGLGKSTLVNSLFLTDLYRDRKLLSAEERIMQTVEITKHAVDIEEKGVKLRLTIVDTPGFGDAVNNTECWKPVAEYIDQQFEQYFRDESGLNRKNIQDNRVHCCLYFISPFGHGLRPLDVEFMKALHQRVNIVPILAKADTLTPPEVERKKRKIREEIEHFGIKVYQFPDCDSDEDEDFKSQDLALKESIPFAVIGSNTVVEARGRRVRGRLYPWGIVEVENPGHCDFVKLRTMLVRTHMQDLKDVTRETHYENYRAQCIQSMTRLVVKERNRNKLTLESGTDFPLPAVPPGTDPETERLIREKDEELRRMQEMLHKIQRQMKETH; encoded by the exons ATGGACCGTTCCCTGGGACGGCAAGGCAGTTCTGTCCCCGAGGAGAGGGCTGAAGCTGGG GATGACAAGGAGTACGTGGGCTTTGCGACCCTCCCCAATCAAGTCCACCGGAAGTCTGTGAAGAAAGGCTTTGACTTTACCCTCATGGTGGCAG GAGAGTCGGGCCTGGGGAAGTCCACGCTGGTCAACAGCCTCTTCCTCACGGATCTGTACCGGGACCGGAAGCTCCTCAGCGCAGAAG AGCGTATCATGCAGACGGTGGAGATCACTAAGCATGCCGTGGACATAGAGGAGAAGGGCGTGAAGCTGCGGCTCACCATTGTGGACACACCAGGTTTTGGGGATGCCGTCAACAACACAGAGTG CTGGAAGCCTGTGGCTGAATACATCGACCAGCAGTTTGAGCAGTATTTCCGAGATGAGAGTGGCCTGAACCGCAAGAATATTCAAGACAACAGGGTGCACTGCTGCCTGTACTTCATCTCGCCCTTCGGCCACGG GCTCCGGCCATTGGATGTTGAATTTATGAAGGCCCTGCATCAGCGGGTCAACATCGTGCCTATCCTGGCCAAGGCGGACACACTGACCCCTCCTGAAGTGGAGCGCAAGAAACGCAAA ATCCGGGAGGAGATTGAGCACTTTGGAATCAAGGTCTACCAGTTCCCAGACTGTGACTCTGATGAGGATGAGGACTTCAAATCACAGGACCTGGCCCTAAAG GAAAGCATCCCATTTGCTGTCATTGGCAGCAACACTGTGGTAGAGGCCAGAGGGCGTCGAGTTCGGGGCCGGCTCTACCCCTGGGGCATCGTGGAAG TGGAAAACCCAGGGCACTGCGACTTTGTGAAGCTGAGGACAATGCTGGTGCGTACTCACATGCAGGACCTGAAGGACGTGACGCGGGAGACGCATTATGAGAACTACCGGGCCCAGTGCATCCAGAGCATGACCCGCCTGGTGGTGAAAGAGCGGAATCGCAA CAAACTGACTCTAGAGAGTGGTACGGATTTCCCCCTTCCTGCCGTCCCACCAGGGACAGATCCAGAAACTGAGAGGCTGATCCGAGAGAAGGATGAGGAG CTGCGGCGGATGCAGGAGATGCTGCACAAAATCCAAAGACAGATGAAAGAGACCCATTAG
- the LOC133056836 gene encoding septin-4 isoform X2 encodes MIKRFLEDADDAELNKFVTDFPGSETYHPPEAKTLVPRPQIQEPRPQASDLCQDDLEFKPPSWPQPSDSQQYFSASAPLSPSARPRSPWGKLDPYDSSEDDKEYVGFATLPNQVHRKSVKKGFDFTLMVAGESGLGKSTLVNSLFLTDLYRDRKLLSAEERIMQTVEITKHAVDIEEKGVKLRLTIVDTPGFGDAVNNTECWKPVAEYIDQQFEQYFRDESGLNRKNIQDNRVHCCLYFISPFGHGLRPLDVEFMKALHQRVNIVPILAKADTLTPPEVERKKRKIREEIEHFGIKVYQFPDCDSDEDEDFKSQDLALKESIPFAVIGSNTVVEARGRRVRGRLYPWGIVEVENPGHCDFVKLRTMLVRTHMQDLKDVTRETHYENYRAQCIQSMTRLVVKERNRNKLTLESGTDFPLPAVPPGTDPETERLIREKDEELRRMQEMLHKIQRQMKETH; translated from the exons ATG ATCAAGCGCTTTCTGGAGGACGCGGATGACGCAGAACTGAACAAGTTCGTGACGGATTTCCCAGGAAGCGAGACCTACCACCCACCAGAGGCCAAGACCTTGGTGCCCAGGCCCCAAATCCAGGAGCCGAGGCCCCAGGCTTCAGACCTCTGCCAGGATGACCTGGAGTTCAAACCCCCCTCGTGGCCCCAGCCCTCTGACAGCCAGCAGTACTTCTCTGCCTCAGCCCCCCTCAGCCCCTCAGCCCGGCCCCGCAGCCCGTGGGGCAAGCTCGATCCCTATGACTCCTCCGAG GATGACAAGGAGTACGTGGGCTTTGCGACCCTCCCCAATCAAGTCCACCGGAAGTCTGTGAAGAAAGGCTTTGACTTTACCCTCATGGTGGCAG GAGAGTCGGGCCTGGGGAAGTCCACGCTGGTCAACAGCCTCTTCCTCACGGATCTGTACCGGGACCGGAAGCTCCTCAGCGCAGAAG AGCGTATCATGCAGACGGTGGAGATCACTAAGCATGCCGTGGACATAGAGGAGAAGGGCGTGAAGCTGCGGCTCACCATTGTGGACACACCAGGTTTTGGGGATGCCGTCAACAACACAGAGTG CTGGAAGCCTGTGGCTGAATACATCGACCAGCAGTTTGAGCAGTATTTCCGAGATGAGAGTGGCCTGAACCGCAAGAATATTCAAGACAACAGGGTGCACTGCTGCCTGTACTTCATCTCGCCCTTCGGCCACGG GCTCCGGCCATTGGATGTTGAATTTATGAAGGCCCTGCATCAGCGGGTCAACATCGTGCCTATCCTGGCCAAGGCGGACACACTGACCCCTCCTGAAGTGGAGCGCAAGAAACGCAAA ATCCGGGAGGAGATTGAGCACTTTGGAATCAAGGTCTACCAGTTCCCAGACTGTGACTCTGATGAGGATGAGGACTTCAAATCACAGGACCTGGCCCTAAAG GAAAGCATCCCATTTGCTGTCATTGGCAGCAACACTGTGGTAGAGGCCAGAGGGCGTCGAGTTCGGGGCCGGCTCTACCCCTGGGGCATCGTGGAAG TGGAAAACCCAGGGCACTGCGACTTTGTGAAGCTGAGGACAATGCTGGTGCGTACTCACATGCAGGACCTGAAGGACGTGACGCGGGAGACGCATTATGAGAACTACCGGGCCCAGTGCATCCAGAGCATGACCCGCCTGGTGGTGAAAGAGCGGAATCGCAA CAAACTGACTCTAGAGAGTGGTACGGATTTCCCCCTTCCTGCCGTCCCACCAGGGACAGATCCAGAAACTGAGAGGCTGATCCGAGAGAAGGATGAGGAG CTGCGGCGGATGCAGGAGATGCTGCACAAAATCCAAAGACAGATGAAAGAGACCCATTAG